AAAAGCCGCATCACGACAAACTCTCTTTTGGAGCAGTCCATGTGCGCGTCCCATAATTCGAACCCTCTGGCCCAACTCGCCGGCATCCAGGGATGGCTTATTGACCTGGACGGCGTCATCTACCGCGGCGACCAACTGCTGGCCGGCGCGCCCGAATTCGTGACCGCCCTGCGGGAGGAGCGGGTTCCCTTCCTGTTCCTGACCAACAATTCCTCGCGCACGCCGGCGCAGTACGCCGAGCGCCTGACCCGCATGGGCATCCCCGCCGGCCCCCAGGATTTCTACACCTCCTCCCTGGCCACCGCGGAGTATCTGGCACGTCAAGCCCCGCCCGGGACGCCCATCTTCGTCATCGGCATGGACGGCATCCGCCAGGCCCTGGAGGAGGCCGGCTTTCGCATCACCTCGGACCCGTACGAGGCCGCCTACTGCGTGGTGGGCTACGACAACTGCATCACCTACCAGGACCTGGCCCTGGCCACCCGCGCTGTTTTCGCCGGCGCCCGCCTGATCGGCACCAATCCCGACCCCACCCTGCCGGTCGAGGACGGCTTCATCCCGGGGGCCGGCTCCATCCTGGCCGCCGTCGCCACCGCCGCCGGCGTCAACCCGTTGGTCATCGGCAAACCGGAACCAACCATACTCTCCCTGGCCCTGGAACGCCTGGGGGTGCCGGCAGAACGGGCCGCCATCGTCGGTGACCGGCTGAGCACCGATGTCGCCGGCGGCCTGCGCCTGGGGCTGTTCACGGTGCTGGTGCTCACCGGCAGTACCAGCCGGCAGGACGCCGAACGATCCACCGTCCAACCTCATCTCATCGTGGAGGACCTGGTGGAACTTTTATCCCTCTGGAAACGTCGGCATAACTTGCCGACAACTGCCTTGGCGGAATGAGATAGCAGAGAGCGAAACATGGAAGGTAAAGCCCTGT
This window of the Anaerolineae bacterium genome carries:
- a CDS encoding HAD family hydrolase, yielding MCASHNSNPLAQLAGIQGWLIDLDGVIYRGDQLLAGAPEFVTALREERVPFLFLTNNSSRTPAQYAERLTRMGIPAGPQDFYTSSLATAEYLARQAPPGTPIFVIGMDGIRQALEEAGFRITSDPYEAAYCVVGYDNCITYQDLALATRAVFAGARLIGTNPDPTLPVEDGFIPGAGSILAAVATAAGVNPLVIGKPEPTILSLALERLGVPAERAAIVGDRLSTDVAGGLRLGLFTVLVLTGSTSRQDAERSTVQPHLIVEDLVELLSLWKRRHNLPTTALAE